The window AGTTTGAGCGCTGGACTGAGGTCATTGACGATGTCTCTACCTCTTCTAGATCCCGCCCGTAGGGAGTCTTGTCTTCTTTTTTCCAAGTTATTTCTTTTGTCCAGAGGTTTCTTATCGCCGCGGCAATGAGGTATATCTGCATGGCTGTCCAAGTCCTGTAGGGGGTATACGCCAGTAGGGCCAGCCCCAACGCCGCCAGCGCCCAGCCGGGGGGCCCGGCCGCTATTGCCGCCGCAAAGGCCGCCGGCAGTAGCCAGGGGTTGACTAAGTGGAGGTAGGCCTCGGCGTAGAGCACAGGCTTGAACCGCGCCGGCGTTTTCAGCCTAAGCGAGGCGGCGAAGCTCTGTATGAGGTGTTGTGCCCTCCTCACTCTCCACCTCCAGTACCGCCTCGGCACTAGCTCGACGCAGTGGAGATCTTCTGCGGCTATGGCTCTGTACCCGAACGCCGCTATGAGGACGGCTGTGTGGCTGTCGTCTGCGCCGAGGTGGGTGGGGAAGCCGCCGATCTTCTCCAACAGCTCTTTCCTGTAGGCGGCGAGCTCGCCGTGGAATATGGGGGTGGACCACTTCTTGCTTTCGGCGAGACGCAGTACGTTGTAGTAGTCGCGGTATGTGGCCTCTACGCCTCTGCCGCCTGCGGGCCTCTTGAGGCAGGTGACGGCTCCAACTGAGGAGTCGGCGAGCCACCTCACTGCTTTTCTCAAGGTCTGGGGGTCGGGCCAGTGGGAGTCTGCGTCGGTGATCACGACGACGTCTCCTCTGGCGTGCCTCAGAGCTAGGTTGAGGGCGTGTGCCTTTCCGTTTCTCTGGGGCTCTCTCAACACCTCCACGGGGGCCCCCTTCCGCCTGGCCCAGCGCTCTGCCTTTTCGGGGGTGCCGTCTGTGGAGGCCGAGTCGACGACTATTATCTGGAGCCTGTCTGGGGGATAGTCCTGTCTGGCAATGTCTTCTAGCTTGGCCTCGATGAGGGGGGCCTCGTTGTATGTGGGGATGACGATGGTGATGGTGGGGGTGTGGTTTTCCCGCGGCTCGACGCCCCAAGGCCTTCTGAGCCACCTCCTGGCATATATGTAGTAGACGAGGGGGAACCCGAAGTGGGTTGCGGCGAGCGCCAGCGCAGGGCCTAACACGGGCCGGCCTTAGATCGCGCCTCTCGCCTTCTCCGCCGCGCTATGTGTCTCCTCGCCGCGCTGTAGCCTTGCCGCGGGCTGTGCGCGCGCCTCTGACAGCTCTAAGTAGCCTTATCTCCATCCTCTTGAGGTAGAGGGCGAGCACTGCGAGCGTTGCCGAGGCGGTGCCGCCGGCGATTAGGGCTATGGCGATTATGCCCCAGACGTAGTGCTTCACTCCTAGGAATATCCACTCGTAGGCGACCCAGCTGGCTATGGAGAAGCCGGGGATCGTGAGGAGGGACGCAACGGCGAATATGAGGAAGGCCGGGTTGTATCTGAGGGAGAGGCGGAGCATGTCGAGGGCTATCAAGACGCCGTGCCTCACGCCGAGCTTCTTCCTCCCGACCCTCCTCCTGTACTCTATCGGCGTCTCGCAGATCTCGCCCCCCGTCGAGGCGATGTGGGCGGCTATCTCGGACTCTATGCCGAAGCCTCTTGACGCCTCCTCAATCCCCTCCAATGCCTCCTTCCTCACGGCGTACATGCCGCTGAGGACGTCGGTCAGCCTGGTGCCGAACACGGCGTTGAACCAAGCGGTCAACAGCCTGTTGCCTAACCTGAACACGGCTCTCTGGGCGCCCTTCTCGGGGCGGGCCCTGGCGCCTATGGCCTCGTCGCACCTATCCAGCATTGCCAGTAGCTGGGGCACGTACTTAGCCGGGTATGTATAGTCGGCGTCCATTATCACCACGGCATCGGCGTCGACGGCCCTCAAGGCAGTCCTCACTGCGTCTGCCTTGCCCTTCCCATTCTGCTGTATGCATCTGACCCCCCTCTTCTCGGCCTCGAGGCAAGTCCCGTCGCGGGAGCCGCCGTCGACTACCAAGATCTGCCCGGGGCCTACCCCCACGGAGAACAGCTCGTCGAGGGTCTTGGCAAGCCCCTCCCTTTCGTCCAGCGTCGGCAACACCACTACGTACCGCTCCTCCTCGGCCGTCTGAGGTCCGCGCGGCCCCGCCCGGAGGGCGGTCAGCCGCCTACCGGCCTCCTCCACCACCTGGGCGTGTTCAGCCACTGTATCCCCAGCGCGACTGCCCTCTCCTCGTCTACCTCGACCCCCCTGGCCCGGGCTATGGCGAGGCCTACGGCCTTGGCCAACAGCTTGAGGGGGGCTGTCAGCCTGAGCACCTCCTCGGCGGCCCTCCTTAGGGCCTCCACGAGGGCGGAGGACTTAATCCTCCCGCCCCTCCTGAGGTATAGGATGGCGGCGTCTACCAGCGCCCTGGCGGCGGGGCTCACCCTAGCCCACACGCCTCTCCGCAGCGCGCGGCTTTTCAACGCCTTAAGTGCCAGAAGCGTCGGCCTGAACCCCGCCGCCAAGAGCATACCCGACTTATTGACACGATTAATAAACTTTACTTAGTAGTATATTTAAGGGGGCCGTTTCCTCCATGGATCTCCTCGAGGCATACCGCCTCTTGATCCAGGCGGCCGAGGCGGGCGCCAACGTGACGGGGCTTGCCGACATGTTCAACGAGGCGTTGGCCGGGGGCCGGCTGGGACCTGACTTCGGAGTCTTGGCGGCCAGGCTGACTGCCGAGGCGGAGCAGGCCCGCGCGGTATCGCTCGCCGTGCTGGCGGCGGCTCTGGTAGCCGCCGGGGTTCTGGCTTTCCTCCTCTACAGGTATAGGAGGACCATAGTGGGCTGGATCTGGCTGGCCGTCTGGCGTCGGGGGTTTCTGAGGCCCGGCTCGGGGAAGGCCAGGACTCTCTTGTTCGACGAGGAGGTGGCGGCTGTCGTCGTCGCGGTGGCGGTCGTCTTGCTGGCGTTCATCGCGGCGTTGGAGCTGAGGCCTGCCGTCGCCGAGCCCTTCTCCGCCATAGGCCTTCTGGGGCCTGGGGGGAAGATCGGCGGCTATCCCTCGAACGTTTCGGCGGGCCAGCCGGTCCGCCTCTACATCTTCCTCTACAACCACATGGGGCGGCCTGTCTGGTACGTGGTGGAGGTGAAGGTGGACAACGGCACGGCCCTTCCCCCTCTTCCAAACACTCCGGTGTTGACTATCCAGCGCCTTCTCCTGGAGGGGCAGAACTGGACGGCTCCGCTGACGATCTCGTTCAACTACACGGGGCGTTGGAGGCTGGTGGCGGAGCTTTGGGAGGTTTACCCGAACGGCACTACGGCCTATACGGGCCAGTACGTGCAACTCTGGCTTAACGTGACCGGGACACCCAAGTAGCGCGCTGAAGACTGGAGAAAGGCCGCCGACCTGTGCAGTTAAAAGCGGCCTCGTTTTCTGCTTGAACGGGTCGACAGGAAACGCCGGACCTCCGATTCTTAAGGGCTACAGCTTTCGCGCCGTCAGCTCGGCCTTGGCGCTCCACGCGCCTGCGTATACAACCCGGCGACGACCGGCCAGTACCTGAATTATCTCGTGTGGAGGCCGCGGACCGGTTTGGACGAGGCTCTGCAGACGACGCATATATCGCAATCTAGTACTGACGCCGCCTACTAATGCGGGCGAGGTCCTCCGCGGCCCCACGCCGATCGGCCCAGAGCTGTCCTGGATTGCCGAGATCGTGGGGGCTAGACGAGTACGCAGGAGGCGTCCTGCCTGCATAAGGGGGCCGCCAACGCCCTCTCGCCTACGATCACGTCGGCTTGCGGCAGGGCTTGTCTGGGGAGTATGCCGGCGTAGTCGCGGGCCTCGCGCGCCTCGACATTTAGGGCCTCGGCCCTCGATACGAGGTCCTCCATGGCCTCCGCGTAGCTCCGCCTGTCCACCGACAGCGAGCCGGCGCCTCTCAGCGTGATGTACTGCACCTCCACGCGCTCGGCCTTGGTGAGCGCCGCCGCGACGGCCGACGCGAGCGCCTCGAGTACTCTGTCGGAGGCCTTGGGGCTAGTGGCGTAGAGGACGGCGGCTATCCTCAGCTCGGATCCGGCTCTGCCCTCCAGCCGTTTCACGACGGGCTTGAGGATCTTCGCCATCTTCTTCCAGTGTAGAAGGCGTAGCGGATCGCCGGGCGCGTAATCCCTAACTTCTGCCACTTGCTCCAGGGAGCCGGCCAGCGCCATTTTGCCGGCCTCGACGGCCGCGCGGGCTCGTGGATAGACCAATATGGGGGGATGCCTCACGCGCCTCTTTAGCTTGACGGTCTTGGTGGGGCTTATGTAGGCGAAGGCGAGCTGGGGAGTGTAGACGCCGGCTACGTCGAATTTGGCCTTGACATCTACCGACACTTCCCCCGACACCTGCACTAACCTGCCGTCAGGTAGCTCGACTACGGCCGGCGCCCCGCTCCTTATCTTGAGCTTGTACGTCAACGGGGTGCCTGCCACTGTCTTGAGCCTCCCTCCGGCCTCGACCACGGGCTTGTCGCGGGCGAACTTGACGTAGTAATAGAGGGCCTCGCCTGCCGAGTACAGCAGAACGGGCGCGAGGGCTGGGGCGACTAGAGTCCCCACTATTAGGGCCGAGACGTGGACGTACCAGGGGAGCGGGTTGTCGCGTTTTTTGGCCTCGTGGAGTAGGGGGACGGCGGCCGCCGCGAGGGCGATTGACCAAGGCCAGGGGAGGAGGGATATCACGGCGAGGTGGAGGAACAGGGAGGCTGTGTGTAGCCTTCTCAGCGCGGTGTTTTCCAGAGCTAGCAGGGCCAGCGAGGCCGCCGCCGGCACTAAGTGGGGCCAGGCGACGGCGAAGTAGAGGAGGGGCGCCGCCCTACGCGTCGCCTCGTATATATACGGGGGGCTCCACCTCGCGGAGGGCATCCTCGACGATGATGGAGGGATCTACGTCGTCGTACTGGGGCTTGAGGTATATTCTGTGGACTAAGGCGGGCTTGGCGGCCTTCTTCACGTCGTCGGGCACCACGTAGCTTCTGCCGTCTAAGAGCGCGAGCGCCCTCGCCAGCCTGTAGACGGCTATGGGCGCCCTCGTGGAGAGCGGGCTTGCGACGCGTTCGTCTCTGCGTATCCTCTCCACTAGCTCTATTATGTACGCGACGATTTCCTGCGCCACGTATATCTTCCCTGTGTCAAACCTCGGCGGGTTGGCCGCCGTCGGCCTACCGTCTAGCTGGTCCAGCATGTCGGAAAGGACCACCACCTCGGCCTCCCTCGCAGGTTCGACGTAGCCGATGTGGAGGGATGCTGTGAACCTGTCTTGGACGGCCATCGGTAGCGGGGCCGTGGCGCCCGCCGCGACTTCCGTTATATTCATGGTGGCTATTATCATATGGGGGGTGGGTAGCTTGAAGGTGTTGCCCTCTATGGTGACCTGCTTCTCCTGCATCGGCTCTATTAAGGCCGAGAGGGTGCGCGGCGGGCCTCTGTTTATCTCGTCTATGAGAACGATGTTGTTGAATATTGGGCCTTTGACTATGCGTATCTCGCCTCCGGCGTATACTCCGTATCCCAATATATCGGAGGGCAGAGTCTCGTTGGTCATCTGGATCCTTGCGAAGGTGCCGCCGATAGCTCTAGCCAAGGCCTTTGCGAGTATGGTCTTGCCGCTACCCACCGGCCCCAAGAGGAGTAGGTGGCCTCCTGAGATCAAGGTCGCAAGGGCTATCTCGACGGTCTCGGCGTCTCCTAGGAAGTACTGCGCGACTGCCCTTATAAGCTCTCTAGGCGCCAAGGCCATGGCGGTGTCTGTATATCAGATATAAAGCTATTGTTGTGAGGAGGGCCGGGGCGGTCCACGGAGCGGCGACCTCCAAGATCTCGTGGACATAGTGGGAGGGGTCGCCGTAAGGCACCACTATTCTCACCGGCCTTGTGCAAATGGCCTTGGCCAGGCCCATATTCCACCTCAACGCAAGGTTTGTGAATAGGGCCGCGTTGTAGACGTATAGGGTCTTGTTGTCGGCCTTGACGGCCAAAGCCAGCGCGAACGGGCCGCGGTCTCCGTCGGCGAAGCTTGTGGGGCTTGTAAGTATCAACGGCGTGCCTTTGCCCAGAAGCGGGGTTGCGTTGGGGGCGGCGACGGGGCCGGAATAGGCCGAGCCGTTGGTCGGCGCGGCGTAGGCGGCGGGGATGTAGGGGCTTCCTAGATTGGCCAGGGGGTCGACGATCTCGGCTGTGGAGGCGGTGATGTTGAGGCCCTCTGCCGAGGCTCCTGGGGCGAGCACCACCACGTCGGCCGTTGGCGAGGTCCGGCACATGTGGGCAAATTGGGAGAGGCCGTAGGGGCCGGAGTTGTAGGGGCTGAATGGTGTGGTTGAGGGGGTCAGGTAGAGCACGGCCGCAACAAGGGCCAGCGCTATTATAGCCGCTCTATACATGGCCTCGCCGCCTCTATCTCGGCGCGGTCAAGTGGATTAGGGGAATAGACAGCTCTCTCCGCGAGTCGTACCAGGCGCCAGAGGCAGTCTCTGTCGGCCGCATGGCGCTCCACGGCCTTGGCATATTCCCTGTAGGTCATGGTCCTTTTGTACCTAACGCCTGACCTCTCGCCCAGCTTGAAGAAGGCCTTGGCGAGCATTTCCAGAGCCTCTCCCGCCTCCGTAGCGAAGGTCCTCTGCGGAGCCGCGGCCATCTCGACGGTGGCGGCCGCCACGCCGGATCTACGGGGTAGGCGGCTCGCCATCTTGACGGCCAGAAGTACCACGGCAATTGCGGCCGATATTTGGAGCGGGTTCAACACGAACACCTCGACGCTGGCCGACGAGGCCCAATAGGGCGGGGACGGAGGCGTGGTAACGGATACGGCGACGAATCCTGTGGGGACTTCGAGGGGGATGGCGCCGGCGTACGGCCGCCCGTCTATGGACAAGGACGCGTTTAACCTCGGCTGTACCGACAGCGCCACCTCTAGGGGGGCTCCCGCCACCGCTATGGGCGGGGCCGATATGTCTATCTTGGGCAACTCGGCAACTATTCTGACGACTATGCTGGCGGTGGCTGGGGCATAGGCGCCGGCGCCTTCCGCGCGGGCGATCACTGTGTAGTTGCCCGGCGTGAGCACCGATGTGGGCACGTCGAACGTGGCGGCGTAGACTATGTGGCGGGTCAGCACCACCTTCCACGTCCCGTTTGAGATGCTGAGAATCACGCTTCTCGGCACGGGCGGGGATTGGTATATCGTTATGTTGAGGGGGGCGCCCCAGAGGACTTCGCGCGGCGCCTCGATGACTAGCTCGGTGGCGTTGTATATCACTGG of the Thermoproteus uzoniensis 768-20 genome contains:
- a CDS encoding AAA family ATPase — translated: MALAPRELIRAVAQYFLGDAETVEIALATLISGGHLLLLGPVGSGKTILAKALARAIGGTFARIQMTNETLPSDILGYGVYAGGEIRIVKGPIFNNIVLIDEINRGPPRTLSALIEPMQEKQVTIEGNTFKLPTPHMIIATMNITEVAAGATAPLPMAVQDRFTASLHIGYVEPAREAEVVVLSDMLDQLDGRPTAANPPRFDTGKIYVAQEIVAYIIELVERIRRDERVASPLSTRAPIAVYRLARALALLDGRSYVVPDDVKKAAKPALVHRIYLKPQYDDVDPSIIVEDALREVEPPVYIRGDA
- a CDS encoding glycosyltransferase family 2 protein, with translation MLGPALALAATHFGFPLVYYIYARRWLRRPWGVEPRENHTPTITIVIPTYNEAPLIEAKLEDIARQDYPPDRLQIIVVDSASTDGTPEKAERWARRKGAPVEVLREPQRNGKAHALNLALRHARGDVVVITDADSHWPDPQTLRKAVRWLADSSVGAVTCLKRPAGGRGVEATYRDYYNVLRLAESKKWSTPIFHGELAAYRKELLEKIGGFPTHLGADDSHTAVLIAAFGYRAIAAEDLHCVELVPRRYWRWRVRRAQHLIQSFAASLRLKTPARFKPVLYAEAYLHLVNPWLLPAAFAAAIAAGPPGWALAALGLALLAYTPYRTWTAMQIYLIAAAIRNLWTKEITWKKEDKTPYGRDLEEVETSSMTSVQRSNYHDREYALASIPATIPNNPRPSAINQADITP
- a CDS encoding DUF1616 domain-containing protein, whose protein sequence is MDLLEAYRLLIQAAEAGANVTGLADMFNEALAGGRLGPDFGVLAARLTAEAEQARAVSLAVLAAALVAAGVLAFLLYRYRRTIVGWIWLAVWRRGFLRPGSGKARTLLFDEEVAAVVVAVAVVLLAFIAALELRPAVAEPFSAIGLLGPGGKIGGYPSNVSAGQPVRLYIFLYNHMGRPVWYVVEVKVDNGTALPPLPNTPVLTIQRLLLEGQNWTAPLTISFNYTGRWRLVAELWEVYPNGTTAYTGQYVQLWLNVTGTPK
- a CDS encoding DUF4129 domain-containing protein, translating into MRRLALALSTAVVLLLLALHKPLGPVLSAPQSLQQLAELVKSNPDLLSEALRFISELHLNVTLPTAAGPRTTSITLTLNASQAVAGSYLEASGALTSGGRPLGGQPVVIYVDGVATALAVTGPDGKYLAIFKLAAYKSTVNVTAAYLPQPGSAYGPSTASVQLPVIYNATELVIEAPREVLWGAPLNITIYQSPPVPRSVILSISNGTWKVVLTRHIVYAATFDVPTSVLTPGNYTVIARAEGAGAYAPATASIVVRIVAELPKIDISAPPIAVAGAPLEVALSVQPRLNASLSIDGRPYAGAIPLEVPTGFVAVSVTTPPSPPYWASSASVEVFVLNPLQISAAIAVVLLAVKMASRLPRRSGVAAATVEMAAAPQRTFATEAGEALEMLAKAFFKLGERSGVRYKRTMTYREYAKAVERHAADRDCLWRLVRLAERAVYSPNPLDRAEIEAARPCIERL
- a CDS encoding glycosyltransferase family 2 protein, producing MTALRAGPRGPQTAEEERYVVVLPTLDEREGLAKTLDELFSVGVGPGQILVVDGGSRDGTCLEAEKRGVRCIQQNGKGKADAVRTALRAVDADAVVIMDADYTYPAKYVPQLLAMLDRCDEAIGARARPEKGAQRAVFRLGNRLLTAWFNAVFGTRLTDVLSGMYAVRKEALEGIEEASRGFGIESEIAAHIASTGGEICETPIEYRRRVGRKKLGVRHGVLIALDMLRLSLRYNPAFLIFAVASLLTIPGFSIASWVAYEWIFLGVKHYVWGIIAIALIAGGTASATLAVLALYLKRMEIRLLRAVRGARTARGKATARRGDT
- a CDS encoding DUF58 domain-containing protein — protein: MPSARWSPPYIYEATRRAAPLLYFAVAWPHLVPAAASLALLALENTALRRLHTASLFLHLAVISLLPWPWSIALAAAAVPLLHEAKKRDNPLPWYVHVSALIVGTLVAPALAPVLLYSAGEALYYYVKFARDKPVVEAGGRLKTVAGTPLTYKLKIRSGAPAVVELPDGRLVQVSGEVSVDVKAKFDVAGVYTPQLAFAYISPTKTVKLKRRVRHPPILVYPRARAAVEAGKMALAGSLEQVAEVRDYAPGDPLRLLHWKKMAKILKPVVKRLEGRAGSELRIAAVLYATSPKASDRVLEALASAVAAALTKAERVEVQYITLRGAGSLSVDRRSYAEAMEDLVSRAEALNVEAREARDYAGILPRQALPQADVIVGERALAAPLCRQDASCVLV